In Labeo rohita strain BAU-BD-2019 unplaced genomic scaffold, IGBB_LRoh.1.0 scaffold_30, whole genome shotgun sequence, a genomic segment contains:
- the LOC127160174 gene encoding proline-rich protein 36-like, with translation MYLPRPLIKSMHMDPLASRHSLIVTEQTATTGSSSSTPGQSADTDTDRILSRIKQKTHTLEHYTREFISIANYSTLPDCIKIEVFCDGVNQPLRARLRRKGPRSSLEAFLNFAFLCVGSPCTVGVAERERDNAVMATARPTRKLAVLPDHDATNKFAAWIAREMAAVSERAHAMAVSAEPTHKMAAAPERVNAVAATAEPVHTMAAAPVRVHKMAATAEAVCKMAAAPACAHKMAATAEPVHKMAAITELRHVTAAIQEPFKGTVTFPESSQVSESSLVAAVIPESTQVSKSSQVAAVFPESSQVSLPSQVAAVFPESSKFTAAVPVSSQAGAVFPASGQVRAALPKASQAKAVLPVSNQARTVVPVSSQITAVASVSSQITATPEPLHKMAATPEPLHKMAAVSKPLHNMAAIPEPVVRARTPPVVMMAHVLDTPLMTVRAAKVALLVAAATPESSQDTESSQAKAVVLHESSQVTAVPHESSHVITVVPESSHVTAVVPESSHVVPESSQATAQASKSSQASKSSQASAIIPEPESALLKRAATPVLDAKITTNATSAQPAPANATSAQPAPANATSAQPAPANAPSAQPAPANVTSARPQPVKVMSASSEPAPAAVSTKSSQVTAKSSHVPAVPTKSSHVTAVQTKPSKVTAVAPGSSKVTVVVPESSKVNDLHKPVQATAGLHVSNQVTADLQESKSSHVPPDGPESSHVPPDGPESSHVPPDGPESSRVPPDGPESSRAPPDGPESSRVSFDRPEPCHIMSASVMATAILSIWAASYAPENLTTTPEVLPVVKSVPEVSSDLPEPCHVMSPSVLAIAILSVWAAHSAPEVSSVRQPTPELPSDLKFASEALSDHETDPEASPVGEAAPMPPEVSASAVDPPREAAFYLKLSASPLILSASSVSTVPRSQAITRFPAPEVPSGPKSAPEVPSGPKSAPEVPSDLKSAPEAFPVGEAAPMPPEVPASAVEPLMEGAFTSILSASPLLLSASSVPVLPRSQSMTEPPVPPRRAAAPPVPPGEPLKKLSISVSPEESTSDLYSFS, from the exons atgtatcTGCCTCGTCCATTAATAAAAAgcatgcatatggatccgctcgcctctcgtcactCTCTCATCGTTACAGAACAAACCGCcaccacaggatccagcagctccaCCCCCGGACAATCAGCCGATACGGACACAGACAGAATTCTCTCCCGgatcaaacagaaaacacacacactcgaaCATTATACCCGTGAGTTTATTTCAATTGCTAATtattccactctcccggactgtattaagattgaggtgttttgtgacggcgtgaaccagcccctccgtGCGCGACTAAGACGCAAGGGCCCGCGCTCGTCGCTGGAGGCGTTTCTGAACTTTGCGtttttgtgtgtgggttcgccgtgcactGTCGGGGTCGCGgagagggaacgcgacaacgcggtaatggcgaCCGCGCGTCCCACTCGCAAACTAGCGGTCTTGCCGGATCATGATGCCACAAACaagtttgccgcctggatcgctcgagaaatggcggccgtgtcagAGCGCGCTCATGCTATGGCGGTGTCAGCAGAGCCCacgcacaagatggcggccgcgccggagcgcgttaaCGCGGTAGCGGCGACAGCGGAGCCCGTTCATACGATGGCGGCGGCGCCAGTGcgcgttcacaaaatggcggcgactgcggaggccgtttgcaagatggcggcggcgccggcgtgcgctcacaagatggcggcgacggcggagcccgtccACAAAATGGCGGCTatcacagagctccgtcacgtcacagctgccatacaagagccattcaaaggtacagttacatttcctgagtcaagtcaagtttccgagtctaGTCTAGTTGCAGCTGTAATTCCTGAGTCAactcaagtttccaagtcaagtcaagttgcagctgtgtttcctgagtcaagtcaagtttccttGCCGAGCCAAGTTGCAGccgtatttcctgagtcaagcaagtttactgctgctgttcctgtgtcaagtcaagctggggctgtgtttcctgcatcaggtcaagtcagagctgctcttcctaaggcaagtcaagctAAAGCAGTTCTTcctgtttcaaatcaagccagaacTGTAGTTCCTGTGTcgagtcaaattacagctgtcgcttctgtttcaagtcaaattacagccacgccagagccactgcacaagatggctgccacgccagagccactgcacaaaatggccgccgtctccaagccgctccacaatatggctgccattccagaacctgtggtcagggcccggacgccacctgtggtcatgatggcccacgtgctggacacacccctaatgacagtacgggcagctaaagtggcgctccttgttgcggcggctacccctgagtcaagtcaagacacagagtcaagtcaagccaaagctgtcgttctccatgagtcaagccaagtcacagctgttccccacgagtcaagtcacgttataactgttgttcctgagtcaagtcacgttacagctgttgttcctgagtcaagccatgttgttcctgagtcaagtcaggctacagctcaagcttccaagtccagtcaagcttccaagtccagtcaagcttccgcCATCATCCCTGAGCCCGAGTCTGCACTGCTCAAGAGGGCCGCCACGCCAGTGCTTGACGCAAAGATTACcactaacgccacgtcagcccagccagcgcctgctaacgccacgtcagcccagccagcgcctgctaacgccacgtcagcccagccagcgcctgctaacgccccgtcagcccagccagcgcctgctaacgTCACGTCAGCCAGGCCACAACCGGTCAAGGTCATGTCTGCCTCTTCTGAACCTGCACCAGCTGCTGTTTctactaagtcaagtcaagtcacagccaagtcaagtcatgttcCAGCTGTTCctaccaagtcaagtcacgtcacagccgtTCAAACCAAGCcaagcaaggtcacagccgtGGCTCCCGggtcaagcaaggtcacagtcgtggttcctgagtcaagtaaagtcaatgatcttcacaagccagttcaagccaccgctggtcttcacgtatcaaatcaagtcaccgctgatctccaagagtcaaagtccagtcacgtcccgcctgacggcccagagtccagtcacgtcccgcctgacggcccagagtccagtcacgtcccgcctgacggcccagagtccagtcgcgtcccgcctgacggcccagagtccagtcgcgccccgcctgacggcccagagtccagtcgcGTCTCGtttgaccgcccagagccttgtcacatcatgtctgccagtgtgatggcaacCGCAATCCTCAGCATCTGGGCCGCAAGCTACGCTCCAGAGAACTTGACGACGACTCCAGAAGTCCTACCCGTCGTCAAGTCTgtgccagaggtctcgtctgacctccctgAGCCTTGTCACGTCATGTCTCCTAGCGTGTTGGCAATCGCCAttctcagtgtgtgggctgcacactcagCTCCAGAGGTCTCATCTGTTCGCCAGCCaactccagagctcccgtctgatctcaagtttGCTTCGGAGGCCCTGTCTGACCACGAGACAGACCCAGAGGCCTCACCagttggagaagccgcgccaatgcctcctgaggtgtcagcttcggctgtagatcctcctagggaggcggcgttctacctcaaactctctgcttctccccttattctgtctgcctcctctgtctctactgttcctaggtcccaggccataacgcggtttcctgctccagaggtcccgtctggtcccaagtctgctccagaggtcccgtctggtcccaagtctgctccagag gtcccgtctgacctCAAGTCCGCCCCTGAGGCCTTCCCCGtaggagaagctgcgccaatgcctccagaggtgccAGCGTCAGCTGtggaacctcttatggagggggcgttcaCCTCAatactctctgcttctccccttcttctgtctgcctcctctgtccctgttctccccaggtcccagtccatgacagAGCcacctgttccgccccggagagCTGCGgcacctcctgttccgcccggaga ACCACTCAAAAAACTCTCCATATCAGTCTCACCTGAAGAGTCTACCTCCGACCTATACAGCTTCTCATAG